A single genomic interval of Clostridium facile harbors:
- a CDS encoding energy-coupling factor transporter transmembrane component T, which yields MRTNYFSQLHPGVCCCFFLYAVTFSVLFNHPIMMATSCLVALFCAGSTSGWKTLGISVLFTIPTIVIFAVVNPFFNHQGTTPLFYWNDQPITLESTLYGLCSGVMIISMIMWFICFQKTVENHKLLYLFGKVIPTIALMVTMILRFIPYFKRKLDQIAATQRMFGVSTSSGSIKNRLKAGGSILSVLFSISMEGTVGTSDSMRARGYGLKGKTHYKSFCMKPRDWFFLGVLCGASAFLIWAFYAKQFQFYFFPAMTDWRLNPIQLGICILHCIILCSPLLYNGWEGLRWHRIQVTA from the coding sequence ATGCGTACCAACTATTTCTCACAATTACATCCTGGAGTATGCTGCTGTTTTTTTCTATATGCAGTGACATTTAGTGTTTTATTTAATCATCCTATAATGATGGCCACCAGCTGTTTAGTAGCTTTATTTTGTGCAGGTTCTACGAGTGGGTGGAAAACTTTAGGGATTAGTGTTTTGTTTACGATACCTACCATTGTGATTTTTGCGGTGGTGAATCCTTTTTTTAACCACCAAGGAACTACCCCACTATTTTATTGGAATGACCAACCAATTACATTGGAATCCACCTTATATGGATTGTGTTCTGGTGTTATGATTATCTCTATGATCATGTGGTTTATCTGTTTCCAAAAGACGGTGGAAAACCATAAGCTACTCTATTTGTTTGGTAAGGTGATCCCCACCATTGCACTGATGGTGACGATGATTTTGCGATTTATCCCTTATTTTAAAAGGAAGTTGGATCAGATCGCAGCTACTCAACGGATGTTTGGAGTTTCTACCAGTTCTGGAAGTATCAAAAACAGGCTAAAAGCGGGTGGTAGTATTTTGTCTGTGCTATTTTCGATTAGTATGGAAGGAACGGTAGGAACATCGGATTCTATGCGGGCAAGAGGATATGGATTAAAGGGAAAAACCCATTACAAAAGTTTTTGCATGAAACCGCGGGATTGGTTTTTCCTTGGAGTATTGTGTGGCGCGTCAGCTTTTCTCATCTGGGCTTTTTATGCAAAGCAATTTCAGTTTTATTTTTTCCCTGCTATGACGGATTGGCGGCTAAATCCTATCCAATTGGGGATTTGTATTCTTCATTGCATCATACTTTGTTCACCACTGCTTTATAATGGATGGGAGGGATTGCGTTGGCACAGAATTCAGGTAACAGCATAA
- a CDS encoding DUF4430 domain-containing protein has product MKRFVCFLLSLMIAISFAGCGGFETVEEHNKKLESSYGSSEASSSQESSSSFNQEKEGSQIEDNPTSGSGQEAGGESSKSGNEKQPSSAKPGGNQPAANQPSEDQPNSAQQPSGQTPAAPPAETTPSQAPETPQTIQVTISVQCKVLVGNNNLAEPYRPYVPSNGYIQGTTQVTIPKNGTVFDALQALNLNPAPTYDGSVKRKDVYITSIHHIPQRACGGQSGWKYKVNQDIPNLSCSAYQLHGGETIEWYYTEHIFD; this is encoded by the coding sequence ATGAAACGTTTTGTTTGTTTCTTATTAAGTCTTATGATTGCGATTTCTTTTGCCGGATGTGGAGGATTTGAAACCGTGGAAGAACATAATAAAAAACTGGAGTCTTCCTATGGTTCCAGTGAAGCATCTTCTTCCCAAGAATCTAGTTCCTCTTTCAATCAAGAGAAAGAGGGGTCCCAAATAGAGGATAATCCAACTTCAGGTTCCGGTCAAGAAGCAGGAGGGGAATCTTCTAAATCAGGAAATGAAAAACAGCCCTCTTCCGCCAAACCAGGCGGAAACCAGCCTGCGGCAAACCAACCATCTGAGGATCAGCCAAATTCCGCACAACAGCCATCTGGGCAGACTCCAGCAGCACCCCCTGCGGAAACAACGCCATCCCAAGCACCGGAAACCCCACAAACCATCCAGGTCACTATTTCAGTACAGTGTAAGGTGTTAGTTGGGAACAACAATTTAGCGGAACCATACCGCCCATATGTTCCTTCAAATGGGTATATTCAAGGGACAACTCAGGTGACAATTCCAAAAAACGGAACGGTGTTTGATGCTTTACAGGCATTGAATCTAAACCCTGCCCCAACTTATGATGGCTCTGTGAAAAGGAAAGATGTTTACATTACATCGATTCACCATATTCCGCAAAGGGCATGTGGAGGACAAAGTGGATGGAAGTATAAAGTAAACCAGGATATTCCCAACCTGTCTTGTAGCGCATATCAGCTACATGGAGGGGAAACCATTGAGTGGTATTATACGGAACATATTTTTGATTAA
- the lepB gene encoding signal peptidase I gives MGQKLRDFWKHNWIYLAVLLFIFVFCHFVACFSLVNGPSMENTLQDRDFVIVWQLGYTPKAGDVVVTDKENDFDVNLVKRVVATEGQTVEIQQGKLFIDGKVKQEDYLKEGNWYGDMPPIVVPENSVFLMGDNRNHSSDSREIGCFSNDALLGKVVFRVFPFQRIGAIH, from the coding sequence ATGGGTCAAAAATTACGTGATTTTTGGAAGCACAATTGGATCTATTTAGCAGTATTGCTTTTTATCTTTGTTTTTTGCCATTTTGTCGCATGTTTTTCGTTGGTAAATGGTCCTAGCATGGAAAATACCTTACAGGATCGTGATTTTGTAATTGTGTGGCAGTTAGGGTATACCCCAAAGGCAGGAGATGTTGTAGTTACAGATAAGGAAAATGATTTTGATGTGAATTTGGTAAAAAGGGTAGTTGCAACAGAAGGACAAACAGTAGAGATACAGCAAGGTAAATTGTTCATAGATGGGAAAGTAAAACAGGAAGATTATCTCAAGGAAGGCAACTGGTATGGAGATATGCCACCTATTGTTGTACCAGAAAATTCGGTGTTTTTAATGGGGGACAACCGGAATCATTCCAGCGATAGTCGTGAAATTGGCTGTTTTTCCAACGATGCCTTACTAGGAAAAGTTGTATTCCGTGTGTTTCCATTTCAGAGGATAGGAGCAATTCATTAG
- the sigK gene encoding RNA polymerase sporulation sigma factor SigK: MTLLFEFFGTIIRHLCYLALHVERNQSFPKPLSAKEEKECFMKMEQGDTNARNRLIEHNLRLVAHIIKKYYASTDDQDDLISIGTIGLIKAVNTFHYSKGTRFATYASRCIENEILMHFRNLKKTAGDVYINDAIDTDKDGNALSLLDIIADETDMADMVDLKLQSEQLYQSVRKLLSPREQKVICMRYGLNGNRPMTQREVASFLKISRSYVSRIEKKALELLRDGVKNDFTD; the protein is encoded by the coding sequence ATGACTTTGCTATTTGAATTTTTCGGAACCATCATCCGGCACTTATGCTATCTGGCATTGCACGTGGAGCGAAATCAGTCGTTTCCAAAACCGCTTTCTGCAAAAGAAGAAAAAGAATGCTTTATGAAAATGGAACAAGGAGATACCAATGCCCGTAACCGTTTAATTGAGCATAATCTCCGTCTCGTAGCCCATATTATTAAAAAATACTATGCCTCTACCGATGACCAGGATGACCTCATCTCGATTGGAACCATTGGCCTTATTAAGGCAGTAAATACTTTCCATTACTCGAAAGGCACCCGTTTCGCTACTTATGCCTCTAGATGTATAGAAAATGAAATTCTAATGCATTTTCGGAATTTAAAAAAGACTGCTGGCGATGTTTACATAAATGATGCGATTGATACTGATAAGGATGGAAACGCACTGTCACTGCTGGATATTATCGCAGATGAAACCGATATGGCTGATATGGTAGATTTAAAACTGCAATCGGAACAGCTTTATCAAAGTGTTCGAAAATTACTTTCTCCTAGGGAACAAAAGGTTATTTGTATGCGATATGGCCTTAATGGAAACCGCCCAATGACACAACGGGAAGTTGCCAGTTTCTTAAAGATTTCACGTTCCTATGTTTCCCGGATAGAAAAAAAAGCTCTAGAACTGCTACGGGACGGGGTAAAAAACGATTTTACAGATTAA
- a CDS encoding 1-propanol dehydrogenase PduQ, with the protein MSSFAVKTKVFSGVDAFEYLKGYPIQNVYIITDPFAASSGMIKNLTDVLDQMGAKYTVFSDVVADPPMNVIIDGIAQAMEVKPDSIMAMGGGSAIDTAKAISYFYMKIAQVPKPFCVAIPTTSGTGSEVTAFAVVSDKEKNVKYPLVDDIMLPDVAILNPKLTLSVPPAVTADTGMDVLTHAIEAYVSTGATDFSDTLAEKAVQIIFKYLPMAYDNGNDIHAREKLHNASCMAGMAFNNANLGINHSIAHAIGAKFHVPHGRANAIILPYIIAFNAGMRVISKEDCSYAMRKYAKLAHLMGVGAGSNRQSVKNFIQLVEGLIDALGIPVSLRDQDINEDDYKGFRNIIAENAMADACTPSNPRVPTTHQIRELLDMCYYHTAL; encoded by the coding sequence ATGAGTTCTTTTGCTGTAAAAACAAAAGTTTTTTCAGGCGTAGATGCGTTTGAATATCTAAAGGGCTATCCAATCCAAAATGTATATATTATTACTGACCCATTTGCAGCTTCTTCTGGCATGATTAAAAACCTGACCGATGTTCTGGATCAGATGGGAGCAAAATATACTGTTTTCAGCGATGTTGTTGCTGATCCACCAATGAATGTTATCATCGATGGTATTGCCCAGGCAATGGAAGTAAAACCAGATTCCATCATGGCGATGGGTGGCGGTTCTGCGATTGATACTGCAAAAGCAATCAGCTATTTTTACATGAAAATCGCTCAGGTTCCAAAACCATTCTGTGTTGCTATTCCTACTACATCTGGTACTGGTTCTGAAGTAACCGCATTTGCAGTTGTTTCTGATAAAGAAAAAAATGTAAAATATCCATTGGTTGATGATATTATGCTGCCAGATGTGGCAATCCTCAACCCTAAATTAACCTTAAGCGTTCCACCGGCTGTTACTGCAGATACTGGTATGGACGTTTTAACCCATGCGATTGAAGCTTATGTTTCTACTGGTGCAACTGATTTTTCTGATACATTAGCAGAAAAAGCCGTACAGATTATTTTTAAATATCTGCCAATGGCGTATGATAATGGAAATGATATTCATGCGCGTGAAAAATTACACAACGCTTCCTGTATGGCTGGCATGGCATTTAATAACGCGAATTTGGGAATCAACCATTCCATTGCCCATGCAATCGGCGCTAAATTCCATGTTCCACATGGCCGTGCCAATGCAATTATTTTACCGTATATTATTGCATTTAATGCTGGTATGCGTGTAATTTCCAAAGAAGATTGTTCTTATGCTATGAGAAAATACGCAAAATTAGCCCATTTAATGGGTGTCGGTGCAGGAAGTAATCGCCAAAGTGTAAAGAACTTTATTCAATTAGTAGAAGGATTAATTGACGCTTTGGGTATTCCAGTAAGTTTGAGAGATCAGGATATTAATGAAGATGATTACAAAGGGTTCCGCAATATTATTGCAGAAAATGCAATGGCGGATGCTTGTACTCCTTCTAATCCACGTGTTCCAACCACTCATCAAATCCGTGAACTGTTGGATATGTGCTATTATCATACTGCATTATAA
- a CDS encoding FIVAR domain-containing protein, which yields MKRTKLLAAVLATAMVVTSVATALPAGATDQTASGSVISAFQNPSYTQKPMARMWFPDGGAGIDEYDTVEKQIMELAEAGFGGVEVTMLSSSSNIASEDAKVVGWGTEAWNNTLKKVLKAAKKVEGGFIVDITITAHWPTTINNIDPNDDAASQEITSTVTKVTADDLQSNSYKLTLPEQKTQDRVEALKPGVFLFTDTLVSSSLVKVDSVKEDGTVIYDLDSIIDLNTSTTGDGYAAGVPDEATFNEYQADGRVDASMNYQNNVLNIFGEAPAEDADFSQSFNKKIDENGNRKRMADWQNYYQADLSATNISGYTSSEGDAIQAGDYVVVTTYRRGTGQIMSDAPFGGISDAMYARSYVTNYFNRDGVDAIFDYWNKSILNDEELVSLLKENGSSIFEDSIEASHTGAFWSYNLMEELEQENYQYTDEFPIVMALGTNSFNDTSLSEKISQDYNNLLGELYETVHAAPISEWASTFNYTYRAQPYSLPGLDIAGASATLDIPEGDNGTKGDGLRNLSAAVNLADKTYLSMEAVTGFGNLQINWADVATEVTQNFSGGVNHLILHGTPYSKSYNGYNASWPGWMAFGNNFCGSYSYRQPYWEDMDTLANYMARNQAILQTGEAKVDLAILNDKLTTFSNAHGNNFQELLDNGYSYNIMSEALLDLDNATVKDGVIYPEGPGYKALVLNEVSTISTDAMQTILEYAQAGLPIILYNSQPTQVYGTGTATNNDKAMLALFDQLKTYNNVKIASTEAEILSLLEEMSVSSYASYTESQLETSHYVDATDASNYYFLYNNPVQQNSGMIDDGENEKYKSGKKVDTDVTLTGDGIPYMLDAWTGEITPIADYTVNGDGTITTHINLSGGESTWIAITNDTTNFPEVQDVHAVSKTGGTVQYNKDGEITLRSNETGTYETTLSDGSTKSTTINNHFEDIDLSGEGWSLELQSWGPDKSTDNIQDEMIPGVEPTYPLYKDPSKSVVTTVNFDNVALGDWKDLPVTEEQLQQLGVASMQNVIGIGYYTKKFNLPENWTSENGATMKFAYNHDQVTEISINGMTIPDIDNITDTVDLGGYLKAGENEITIKLATSMFNRAVVENMAYTPEGGMPQMNGTDPISLGLTSVILSPYTEVVISATPQETADKGILNSIIEYADAAKASGEYDNAIESVQKSFDEALTNAKAVAENDAATQEEVDAAWKTLLNEIHKLGFVAGDKTELASLIAAAEGIDLSKYVEAGQAEFTTALEAAQSVYKDGDAMQAEINEVADKLLNAMLNLRYKADKSILEEVVAKANQIDANVYTAKSYAVLEAALKDANAVLANENATQEEVDVAVQSVQAAMDSLVAVEGTETETPTTNNNATQTGQESTTTKANAAKTGDIAPIAGMAVLAVAGAAILITRKKK from the coding sequence ATGAAACGAACAAAATTATTGGCAGCCGTCTTGGCAACCGCTATGGTAGTAACCAGTGTTGCCACTGCTTTGCCAGCAGGCGCTACTGACCAAACAGCATCCGGTTCTGTTATTTCCGCATTTCAGAACCCAAGTTATACACAAAAACCAATGGCTAGAATGTGGTTCCCAGATGGTGGTGCTGGTATTGATGAATATGACACTGTGGAAAAACAGATTATGGAATTGGCAGAAGCCGGTTTTGGTGGTGTAGAAGTTACCATGCTGTCAAGCTCTAGCAATATTGCTAGTGAAGATGCAAAAGTAGTAGGCTGGGGTACTGAAGCATGGAATAATACTTTAAAAAAGGTATTAAAAGCCGCTAAAAAAGTAGAGGGTGGATTTATTGTAGATATTACGATTACTGCACATTGGCCAACAACCATTAATAATATTGACCCTAATGATGATGCTGCTTCTCAAGAAATTACAAGTACAGTTACAAAAGTAACCGCTGATGATTTACAATCCAATTCTTACAAACTAACTTTACCGGAACAAAAAACACAGGATAGAGTAGAAGCGCTAAAACCAGGAGTATTTCTCTTTACAGATACTTTAGTATCCTCTTCTTTGGTAAAAGTAGATTCTGTAAAAGAGGATGGCACCGTAATATATGATTTGGATTCCATCATTGATTTAAATACTTCCACCACAGGGGATGGATATGCGGCCGGCGTACCGGATGAAGCAACCTTCAATGAATATCAGGCAGACGGCCGCGTTGACGCCTCAATGAATTACCAAAACAATGTATTGAATATCTTTGGTGAGGCTCCAGCGGAAGACGCGGATTTTTCTCAAAGCTTTAACAAAAAAATTGATGAAAATGGAAACCGCAAACGAATGGCTGACTGGCAGAACTATTACCAAGCTGATTTAAGTGCCACAAATATTTCTGGTTATACTTCCAGTGAAGGAGACGCTATCCAAGCCGGCGATTATGTTGTTGTTACTACCTACCGCCGTGGTACAGGACAAATTATGTCTGATGCTCCATTTGGTGGAATCAGTGATGCAATGTACGCAAGATCTTATGTTACAAACTATTTTAATCGCGATGGTGTTGATGCGATCTTTGATTATTGGAATAAAAGTATCTTAAATGATGAAGAACTAGTCTCTTTATTAAAAGAAAATGGTTCCAGTATTTTTGAGGATTCTATTGAAGCCAGTCATACCGGTGCTTTTTGGTCTTATAATCTAATGGAGGAATTGGAGCAGGAAAATTACCAATATACCGATGAGTTCCCAATTGTTATGGCGTTGGGAACAAACAGTTTTAATGATACTTCTTTAAGCGAAAAAATCTCACAGGATTATAACAACCTATTGGGTGAATTATATGAAACTGTCCATGCCGCTCCAATTAGCGAATGGGCCTCTACTTTTAACTACACCTATCGCGCGCAGCCATACTCCTTACCAGGTTTGGATATTGCTGGTGCTTCCGCAACACTGGATATCCCAGAAGGAGATAATGGAACCAAAGGTGATGGTTTAAGGAACTTATCCGCAGCAGTAAATCTGGCTGACAAAACCTATTTGTCCATGGAAGCTGTTACTGGATTTGGTAATCTACAAATTAATTGGGCAGACGTTGCGACAGAAGTAACCCAAAACTTCTCGGGTGGGGTGAATCACTTGATTCTTCATGGAACACCTTATTCCAAATCCTATAATGGCTACAACGCAAGCTGGCCAGGCTGGATGGCGTTTGGCAACAATTTCTGTGGTTCTTATTCTTACCGCCAACCTTATTGGGAGGATATGGATACCTTAGCAAACTATATGGCACGCAACCAAGCAATCCTGCAAACAGGAGAAGCAAAAGTAGATTTAGCTATTCTAAATGATAAGTTGACAACCTTCTCTAATGCACACGGAAACAATTTCCAAGAATTATTGGACAACGGCTACTCTTACAATATTATGAGTGAAGCTCTGTTGGATTTGGACAACGCAACTGTAAAAGATGGCGTTATCTACCCAGAAGGTCCAGGATACAAAGCACTGGTCTTAAACGAAGTTTCTACCATTTCCACCGATGCGATGCAAACCATCCTGGAATACGCACAAGCTGGTTTACCAATCATCCTCTATAATTCCCAGCCAACCCAAGTATATGGAACCGGTACTGCTACTAATAATGATAAGGCAATGCTCGCATTATTTGACCAGTTAAAAACCTATAACAATGTAAAAATCGCTTCTACCGAAGCAGAAATTTTAAGCTTATTAGAGGAAATGTCCGTTTCTTCTTATGCTTCTTATACTGAATCTCAGTTGGAAACCTCCCATTATGTGGATGCTACAGATGCAAGCAACTACTATTTCCTTTACAATAATCCAGTACAGCAAAACTCCGGTATGATTGATGATGGTGAAAATGAAAAATATAAATCCGGCAAAAAAGTGGATACAGATGTTACTTTAACCGGAGATGGTATCCCATATATGTTGGATGCTTGGACAGGAGAAATTACTCCAATAGCGGATTATACCGTAAATGGGGATGGAACCATCACAACCCACATCAACTTATCCGGCGGCGAATCCACCTGGATTGCGATTACAAATGATACAACAAACTTCCCTGAAGTGCAGGATGTGCATGCGGTTTCTAAAACTGGCGGTACGGTACAATATAATAAAGATGGAGAGATCACCCTGCGTTCCAACGAAACTGGAACCTATGAAACTACCCTATCAGATGGATCCACAAAATCTACAACCATCAATAACCATTTTGAAGATATCGATTTAAGCGGCGAAGGATGGAGCCTAGAACTACAAAGTTGGGGTCCAGACAAGTCTACTGATAATATACAGGATGAAATGATTCCAGGTGTAGAACCAACCTATCCATTGTATAAAGACCCAAGCAAATCCGTTGTTACCACAGTAAACTTTGATAATGTTGCTTTGGGTGATTGGAAAGACCTTCCTGTGACTGAAGAACAATTACAACAATTAGGTGTAGCTTCTATGCAAAATGTGATTGGTATTGGATATTACACCAAAAAATTTAACTTACCAGAAAACTGGACCAGCGAAAATGGCGCAACCATGAAGTTTGCATATAACCATGACCAGGTAACAGAAATCTCTATTAATGGTATGACAATCCCAGACATTGATAACATCACCGATACTGTCGATTTAGGCGGCTATCTAAAAGCCGGTGAAAACGAAATTACTATTAAATTGGCGACTTCCATGTTTAACCGTGCAGTGGTAGAAAATATGGCGTATACACCAGAAGGTGGCATGCCTCAAATGAATGGTACTGATCCAATTTCTTTGGGATTGACCTCGGTTATATTAAGCCCATATACAGAGGTTGTCATTTCTGCGACACCACAGGAAACAGCAGATAAAGGCATCTTAAATTCTATTATCGAATACGCAGATGCAGCAAAAGCAAGTGGTGAATATGATAATGCCATCGAAAGTGTACAAAAATCCTTTGATGAAGCATTGACAAATGCGAAAGCAGTAGCAGAAAATGATGCAGCAACTCAAGAAGAAGTGGATGCAGCATGGAAAACCTTGCTAAACGAAATCCATAAGTTGGGATTTGTAGCAGGCGATAAAACAGAGTTAGCAAGCTTGATCGCAGCAGCAGAAGGAATCGACCTGAGTAAGTATGTAGAAGCAGGTCAAGCGGAATTTACCACAGCATTGGAAGCAGCTCAGAGCGTATACAAAGACGGAGACGCAATGCAGGCGGAAATCAATGAAGTAGCAGATAAGCTGTTAAACGCAATGTTGAACCTGAGATACAAAGCAGATAAATCTATCCTGGAAGAAGTAGTAGCAAAAGCAAATCAGATAGATGCGAATGTATACACAGCAAAAAGCTACGCAGTACTGGAAGCGGCATTAAAAGATGCGAATGCAGTATTAGCAAATGAAAACGCAACTCAGGAAGAAGTAGACGTAGCAGTACAATCTGTGCAGGCTGCAATGGATAGTTTAGTAGCAGTAGAAGGAACAGAAACTGAAACACCAACTACCAACAACAATGCTACCCAAACGGGACAGGAAAGCACAACAACCAAAGCGAACGCAGCAAAAACAGGGGACATTGCCCCAATCGCAGGTATGGCAGTATTGGCAGTAGCAGGTGCAGCAATCCTGATTACCCGTAAGAAAAAATAG
- a CDS encoding AraC family transcriptional regulator encodes MATLDYYTIREHIPAPIVLPNTEPLHSIMQQIEKTGEFRILQSSLMEHGWAVDINLHDPVTPGPHIKYPHYHDFFELIYVYKGEMHTIVNQKEDILLNPKQLLLMNPDTRHVLNCNDSNAVIYNIMIQRDFVEKQLLNIIDKDYTIFHFFFHSTYHDEMIKNYLVFPIDPEMEQYIHALILEHFDRKPFYKQMVVANLILVLGQIARIHKNQVTEQNHQLIQSGKLPEILQYIQLNYATVNLASMAEQFHYSEAHLSRMIKKQTGKTFSEILSDIRFQIAENYLCQSDLGVETIAEMVGYQNVSNFFRNFKQKYHCSPKEYRSQHRASR; translated from the coding sequence ATGGCAACTCTGGATTACTATACTATTCGGGAACACATTCCTGCCCCCATTGTTCTACCTAACACAGAACCATTGCATTCCATTATGCAGCAGATTGAAAAAACAGGGGAGTTCCGCATTTTACAAAGCAGTTTGATGGAACATGGCTGGGCAGTTGATATAAATCTTCATGATCCTGTCACTCCAGGACCTCATATTAAATATCCCCATTATCACGATTTTTTTGAACTAATCTATGTTTATAAAGGAGAAATGCACACCATTGTAAACCAAAAAGAAGATATTTTACTAAATCCAAAACAGCTGCTTTTGATGAATCCCGATACCCGCCATGTCTTGAATTGTAACGATTCCAACGCCGTTATCTACAATATTATGATCCAACGGGATTTTGTAGAAAAACAGCTTTTAAATATTATTGATAAGGATTATACAATTTTCCATTTTTTCTTTCATTCTACCTATCATGATGAAATGATTAAAAATTACCTGGTGTTTCCCATTGATCCTGAAATGGAACAGTATATTCACGCCTTAATCCTAGAACATTTTGACCGGAAGCCATTCTATAAACAGATGGTGGTAGCAAATTTAATCTTAGTATTAGGGCAGATTGCCAGGATACACAAAAACCAAGTAACGGAGCAAAATCATCAGTTAATACAATCGGGAAAGCTACCGGAAATTTTACAGTATATCCAATTGAATTACGCTACCGTAAATTTAGCTTCAATGGCGGAGCAATTCCATTATTCTGAGGCCCATTTATCCCGCATGATTAAAAAACAGACTGGAAAAACTTTTTCTGAGATTTTATCCGATATACGGTTTCAGATTGCGGAAAATTATCTTTGCCAATCAGATTTAGGCGTAGAAACCATTGCGGAAATGGTAGGATATCAAAACGTGAGCAATTTTTTTCGCAACTTCAAACAAAAATACCATTGTTCCCCAAAAGAATATCGAAGCCAGCATAGAGCTTCCCGATAA